In Rhodococcus rhodochrous, a single genomic region encodes these proteins:
- the gltX gene encoding glutamate--tRNA ligase, which yields MTTSEVRVRFCPSPTGTPHVGLVRTALFNWAFARHHGGTFVFRIEDTDAARDTEESYQAILDALRWLGLEWDEGPEVGGPYEPYRQSQRRELHLEIVQKLVDAGEAYESFSTPEEVEERHKAAGRDPKLGYDNFDRDLTPEQRQAFLDEGRKPVVRLRMPDEDLTWNDLVRGETTFKAGSVPDFALTRGNGIPLYTLVNPVDDALMKITHVLRGEDLLSSTPRQLALYAALQRIGVTDFTPEFGHLPFVMGQGNKKLSKRDPESNLFLHRDRGFIPEGLLNYLALLGWGLADDRDVFSLDEMVAAFEISKVNSNPARFDQKKADAINAEHIRLLEPAEFATRLKAYLVEHGRIGADVDDTLFRTAADLVQTRIVVLGDAWDLLKFLFVDDADFTLDEASAAKNLKEDAASVLDASVAALEGVAEWTTPAIEEALKSALIEGLELKPRKAFAPVRVAVTGSHVSPPLYESMELLGRERTLARLRAGRARIA from the coding sequence ATGACCACCAGCGAAGTACGCGTACGTTTCTGCCCGTCACCGACCGGAACCCCGCATGTGGGTCTGGTGCGCACCGCCCTGTTCAACTGGGCTTTCGCGCGTCATCACGGCGGCACCTTCGTGTTCCGCATCGAAGACACCGACGCCGCACGCGACACCGAGGAGTCGTACCAGGCGATCCTCGACGCCCTCCGGTGGCTGGGTCTCGAATGGGACGAGGGTCCGGAGGTCGGCGGACCGTACGAGCCGTACCGGCAGTCGCAGCGACGCGAGCTTCACCTCGAGATCGTGCAGAAGCTCGTCGACGCCGGTGAGGCCTACGAGTCGTTCTCGACGCCGGAAGAGGTCGAGGAGCGGCACAAGGCCGCCGGCCGCGACCCGAAGCTCGGCTACGACAACTTCGACCGCGACCTCACCCCGGAGCAGCGGCAGGCCTTCCTCGACGAGGGGCGCAAGCCGGTCGTGCGACTGCGCATGCCCGACGAGGACCTCACGTGGAACGACCTGGTCCGCGGCGAGACCACCTTCAAGGCGGGCTCGGTGCCCGACTTCGCGCTGACCCGCGGCAACGGCATCCCGCTCTACACCCTCGTCAATCCCGTCGACGACGCGTTGATGAAGATCACACACGTCCTGCGCGGCGAGGACCTGCTGTCGTCCACCCCGCGTCAGCTTGCGCTGTACGCGGCGCTGCAGCGCATCGGCGTCACCGATTTCACGCCCGAGTTCGGCCACCTGCCGTTCGTGATGGGGCAGGGCAACAAGAAGCTCTCCAAGCGCGACCCTGAGTCCAACCTCTTCCTGCACCGCGATCGCGGGTTCATCCCCGAGGGCCTGCTCAACTACCTCGCTCTGCTCGGCTGGGGTCTCGCCGACGATCGCGACGTGTTCTCTCTCGACGAGATGGTCGCGGCCTTCGAGATCTCCAAGGTCAATTCGAACCCGGCCCGGTTCGACCAGAAGAAGGCCGACGCCATCAACGCCGAGCACATCCGCCTGCTCGAGCCGGCGGAGTTCGCGACCCGGCTGAAGGCGTACCTCGTCGAGCACGGCCGGATCGGGGCCGACGTCGACGACACGCTCTTCCGGACGGCCGCCGACCTCGTGCAGACCCGCATCGTCGTTCTCGGGGACGCGTGGGACCTGCTGAAGTTCTTGTTCGTCGACGACGCCGACTTCACGCTCGACGAGGCCTCTGCGGCGAAGAACCTCAAGGAGGATGCCGCGTCGGTGCTCGACGCCTCCGTCGCCGCCCTCGAGGGCGTGGCCGAGTGGACCACGCCGGCGATCGAGGAGGCGCTCAAGAGCGCACTGATCGAGGGGCTCGAGCTGAAGCCGAGGAAGGCCTTCGCTCCCGTGCGGGTCGCGGTGACGGGCTCGCACGTCAGCCCGCCGCTCTACGAGTCGATGGAACTGCTCGGTCGTGAGCGCACCCTCGCGCGCCTGCGTGCCGGGCGGGCCCGTATCGCCTGA
- a CDS encoding fumarylacetoacetate hydrolase family protein, translated as MRLGRIASPDGVAFVSIEGEGESATAKEIAEHPFGNPTFTGRSWPLADVRILAPILATKVIAVGRNYAAHAAESGNEVPDEPMIFLKPNTSIVGPGAPIVIPPTTSLVHHEAELAVVIGRPCKDVPAAKAREAILGYTVANDVSARDHQRKDGQWGRAKGHDTFCPLGPWIETDIDPSDLEISAEVDGQIRQRSRTSKMVHDIPKLIEWISGVMTLLPGDVILTGTPEGVGPIEPGNTVSITVEGIGTLTNPVVAKGS; from the coding sequence ATGCGCCTTGGTCGAATTGCCAGCCCGGATGGTGTCGCGTTCGTGAGCATCGAAGGGGAGGGGGAGTCCGCGACGGCGAAGGAGATCGCCGAGCATCCTTTCGGGAACCCCACCTTCACGGGCCGGAGCTGGCCCCTCGCCGACGTGCGGATTCTCGCCCCGATCCTCGCCACCAAGGTGATCGCGGTCGGTCGCAACTACGCCGCCCACGCCGCCGAGTCGGGCAACGAGGTCCCCGACGAGCCGATGATCTTCCTCAAGCCCAACACGTCGATCGTGGGCCCGGGCGCGCCCATCGTGATTCCGCCCACCACCTCGCTCGTCCACCACGAGGCCGAACTCGCCGTGGTCATCGGGCGCCCCTGCAAGGACGTCCCCGCCGCGAAGGCCCGGGAGGCGATCCTCGGCTACACGGTGGCCAACGACGTGTCCGCGCGCGACCATCAGCGCAAGGACGGCCAGTGGGGCCGGGCCAAGGGCCACGACACCTTCTGCCCGCTCGGTCCGTGGATCGAAACCGACATCGACCCTTCCGATCTCGAGATCTCGGCGGAGGTCGACGGGCAGATCCGCCAGCGCAGCCGCACCTCGAAGATGGTGCACGACATCCCGAAGCTCATCGAATGGATCTCCGGTGTCATGACCCTGCTGCCGGGCGACGTCATCCTCACCGGCACCCCCGAAGGTGTCGGACCGATCGAGCCGGGCAACACCGTCTCGATCACCGTCGAGGGCATCGGAACGCTCACGAATCCGGTCGTCGCCAAGGGATCCTGA
- a CDS encoding MFS transporter, with protein sequence MDTPDIGGRRWLILALGVLAQASQATVINGVAFLIPTLNQEGGFTLAQAGTLAGAPILGGVFTLVVWGAIADRFGERLALAAGLGIAAVAMGLASATTSLDLSRTASAALLGLLLMCAGAGAVSANSASGRVVVGWFPPHQRGLAMGIRQMSVPLGVAAGALVIPTLAGDHGIAWALAFPMLACGLAAVACAVGVVDPPRPGRAEAERAGVLGNPYRSSMSLTRIHLASILLVVPQYVVWTYALVWLIADRGWDEVGAGLVITAAQILGALGRVVTGAWSDRVGSRLGPMRIVAISVVVSMVALSVTAWTDSAIAVGVLLVASILTSAPNGLAFTAVAEIAGPFWGGRALGIQNTGQFVFAAAVGPVFGGLIAAVGFPAAFALAAIAPAAAVPVVPKD encoded by the coding sequence ATGGACACTCCGGACATCGGTGGGCGCCGATGGCTGATCCTGGCCCTCGGCGTCCTCGCCCAGGCCTCCCAGGCCACCGTCATCAACGGCGTCGCCTTCCTCATCCCGACCCTGAACCAGGAGGGTGGCTTCACCCTCGCGCAGGCCGGAACCCTCGCCGGCGCACCGATCCTCGGCGGCGTGTTCACGCTCGTCGTGTGGGGCGCGATCGCCGACCGGTTCGGTGAACGTCTCGCGCTGGCCGCCGGACTCGGGATCGCGGCCGTCGCGATGGGACTCGCGAGCGCGACCACCTCGCTGGACCTGTCCCGCACCGCCTCCGCCGCGCTGCTCGGCCTGTTGCTGATGTGTGCGGGAGCCGGCGCCGTGAGCGCCAATTCGGCGAGCGGTCGCGTGGTGGTCGGATGGTTCCCGCCGCACCAGCGCGGCCTCGCGATGGGCATCCGGCAGATGTCGGTGCCGCTGGGTGTCGCCGCGGGCGCACTCGTCATCCCGACTCTCGCGGGCGACCACGGGATCGCCTGGGCACTCGCGTTTCCCATGCTCGCGTGCGGGCTGGCAGCCGTCGCCTGCGCGGTCGGCGTGGTGGATCCGCCCCGACCCGGACGGGCGGAGGCCGAGCGCGCAGGCGTGCTCGGCAATCCCTACCGGAGTTCCATGTCCCTCACGCGCATCCATCTCGCGTCGATCCTGCTCGTCGTTCCGCAGTACGTCGTGTGGACCTACGCCCTGGTGTGGCTCATCGCCGACCGCGGCTGGGACGAGGTCGGCGCCGGCCTCGTCATCACCGCCGCCCAGATCCTCGGCGCCCTCGGACGTGTCGTCACCGGAGCCTGGTCCGATCGGGTGGGCAGCCGACTGGGACCGATGCGCATCGTCGCAATATCGGTCGTCGTGTCGATGGTCGCGCTGTCCGTCACCGCGTGGACGGATTCGGCGATCGCGGTGGGCGTCCTGCTCGTCGCGTCGATCCTGACCTCGGCGCCGAACGGGTTGGCGTTCACCGCCGTCGCGGAGATCGCCGGCCCGTTCTGGGGCGGTCGCGCACTCGGAATCCAGAACACCGGGCAGTTCGTCTTCGCCGCGGCCGTCGGACCGGTCTTCGGTGGGCTCATCGCTGCGGTCGGATTCCCCGCCGCGTTCGCCCTGGCCGCCATCGCTCCGGCAGCGGCGGTCCCGGTGGTCCCCAAGGACTGA
- a CDS encoding 3-isopropylmalate dehydrogenase, protein MKLAVIPGDGIGVEVTAEALKVLRALVPDLETTEYDLGARRYNATGELLPDADLAAIREHDAILLGAIGDPSVTPGVLERGLLLNMRFALDHHVNLRPSRLYPGAKSPLAADHEIDFVVVREGTEGPYTGNGGAIRVGTPHEIATEVSVNTWFGAERVVRYAFELAQTRRKHVTLIHKTNVLSNAGAIWTRAVETVGKEFPEVTTAYCHIDAATIYMVDDPSRFDVIVTDNLFGDIITDLAGAVTGGIGLAASGNIDASGTNPSMFEPVHGSAPDIAGKGIADPTAAILSTALLLRHLGREEDAARVERAVETDLANRGTGPIVTTEIGDRIATSL, encoded by the coding sequence ATGAAACTTGCGGTCATCCCCGGTGACGGCATCGGTGTCGAGGTCACGGCGGAAGCTCTCAAGGTGCTCCGCGCTCTCGTCCCGGATCTCGAGACGACCGAGTACGACCTCGGTGCCCGCCGGTACAACGCGACCGGCGAACTCCTGCCCGATGCCGATCTCGCCGCGATCCGCGAGCACGACGCGATCCTCCTCGGTGCCATCGGCGATCCGTCGGTCACGCCCGGCGTCCTCGAACGCGGTCTCCTCCTGAACATGCGGTTCGCCCTCGACCACCACGTCAACCTGCGGCCGTCGCGCCTGTACCCGGGCGCGAAGTCGCCGCTCGCCGCCGACCACGAGATCGACTTCGTCGTCGTCCGCGAGGGCACCGAGGGCCCGTACACCGGTAACGGGGGAGCGATCCGCGTCGGCACCCCGCACGAGATCGCCACCGAGGTCTCGGTGAACACCTGGTTCGGAGCCGAGCGCGTGGTCCGCTACGCCTTCGAGCTCGCGCAGACCCGCCGCAAGCACGTCACGCTCATCCACAAGACGAATGTGCTGTCGAACGCCGGTGCGATCTGGACCCGCGCCGTCGAGACCGTGGGCAAGGAGTTCCCCGAGGTCACCACGGCCTACTGCCACATCGACGCCGCGACCATCTACATGGTCGACGACCCGTCGCGCTTCGACGTCATCGTCACCGACAACCTTTTCGGCGACATCATCACCGACCTCGCCGGCGCCGTGACCGGAGGCATCGGTCTGGCCGCGAGCGGCAACATCGACGCTTCGGGCACCAACCCCTCGATGTTCGAGCCCGTCCACGGCTCGGCACCCGACATCGCCGGCAAGGGCATCGCCGACCCGACCGCGGCGATCCTGTCCACCGCACTGCTTCTGCGCCATCTCGGGCGCGAGGAGGACGCTGCACGCGTCGAGCGGGCCGTCGAGACCGACCTCGCGAACCGTGGCACCGGTCCGATCGTGACCACCGAGATCGGCGATCGGATCGCAACTTCTCTCTGA
- the serA gene encoding phosphoglycerate dehydrogenase has translation MSQNGRPVVLIADKLAQSTVDALGDGVEVRWVDGPDRPALLAAVPEAQALLVRSATTVDAEVLAAAPNLKIVGRAGVGLDNVDIAAATERGVMVVNAPTSNIHSAAEHAVALLMSAARQVPAADRTLRERTWKRSSFNGTEILGKTVGVVGLGRIGQLFAQRLAAFETHVIAYDPYLPAARAAQLGIELVDIDELVARADFISVHLPKTKETAGLINAERLSKAKDGVIIVNAARGGLIDEDALYDALVEGKVRAAGLDVFETEPCTDSKLFDLDNVVVTPHLGASTAEAQDRAGTDVAKSVLLALAGEFVPDAVNVSGGPVGEEVAPWLELVRKLGLLAGTLSPEAVQNVQVVVSGELSAENTDILGLAALRGLFSASSDEPVTFVNAPKLAEQRGVTVEVEKVSEATTHRSAVEVRAVAPDGHVTSVAGALTGLQQVEKIVNINGRSFDLRAEGHNLIVHYQDRPGVLGTLGTVLGNASIDIQAAALSQDAEGPGATVILRVDRVVGDAEVGQITEALDARVAQVDLS, from the coding sequence GTGAGCCAGAATGGCCGTCCAGTAGTCCTGATCGCCGACAAGCTTGCGCAGTCGACCGTCGATGCGCTCGGTGACGGTGTCGAGGTGCGCTGGGTCGACGGCCCCGACCGCCCCGCCCTGCTCGCGGCCGTGCCCGAGGCCCAGGCGCTGCTGGTCCGCTCCGCGACCACCGTCGACGCCGAGGTGCTCGCTGCGGCGCCCAACCTCAAGATCGTCGGTCGCGCCGGTGTCGGCCTCGACAACGTCGACATCGCCGCTGCCACCGAGCGCGGTGTGATGGTCGTCAACGCGCCCACCTCCAACATCCACTCCGCCGCCGAGCACGCGGTCGCGCTCCTCATGTCCGCGGCGCGTCAGGTTCCCGCCGCCGACCGCACCCTGCGTGAGCGCACCTGGAAGCGGTCGAGCTTCAACGGCACCGAGATCCTCGGCAAGACGGTCGGCGTCGTCGGCCTCGGCCGCATCGGCCAGCTGTTCGCCCAGCGTCTCGCGGCGTTCGAGACCCACGTCATCGCGTACGACCCCTACCTGCCGGCCGCCCGCGCCGCACAGCTCGGCATCGAGCTCGTCGACATCGACGAGCTGGTCGCCCGCGCCGACTTCATCTCGGTGCACCTGCCCAAGACCAAGGAGACCGCCGGCCTGATCAACGCCGAGCGTCTGTCCAAGGCCAAGGACGGCGTCATCATCGTCAACGCCGCCCGCGGTGGCCTGATCGACGAGGACGCGCTGTACGACGCGCTCGTCGAAGGCAAGGTCCGCGCTGCCGGCCTCGACGTCTTCGAGACCGAGCCGTGCACCGATTCGAAGCTGTTCGACCTCGACAACGTCGTCGTCACCCCGCACCTCGGTGCATCCACCGCCGAGGCCCAGGACCGCGCCGGTACCGACGTCGCCAAGAGCGTGCTGCTCGCCCTCGCCGGCGAGTTCGTGCCCGACGCCGTCAACGTCTCCGGTGGCCCCGTGGGCGAGGAGGTCGCGCCGTGGCTCGAGCTCGTCCGCAAGCTCGGTCTGCTCGCCGGCACCCTCTCGCCCGAGGCCGTGCAGAACGTGCAGGTCGTCGTCAGCGGTGAGCTCTCGGCCGAGAACACCGACATCCTCGGCCTGGCCGCCCTCCGCGGCCTGTTCTCGGCGAGCAGCGACGAGCCGGTCACCTTCGTCAACGCCCCGAAGCTCGCGGAGCAGCGCGGCGTGACCGTCGAGGTCGAGAAGGTCAGCGAGGCCACCACGCACCGCAGCGCCGTCGAGGTCCGCGCCGTCGCGCCGGACGGACACGTCACCTCCGTCGCGGGTGCGCTCACCGGCCTGCAGCAGGTCGAGAAGATCGTCAACATCAACGGCCGCAGCTTCGACCTCCGCGCCGAGGGCCACAACCTGATCGTCCACTACCAGGACCGTCCGGGTGTCCTCGGAACGCTGGGCACCGTGCTCGGCAACGCGAGCATCGACATCCAGGCCGCGGCGCTGAGCCAGGACGCGGAGGGCCCCGGCGCCACCGTGATCCTCCGTGTCGACCGCGTCGTCGGCGACGCCGAGGTCGGACAGATCACCGAGGCGCTCGACGCTCGCGTCGCCCAGGTCGACCTGTCCTGA